One genomic window of Candidatus Neomarinimicrobiota bacterium includes the following:
- a CDS encoding cupin domain-containing protein, with product MSEIIVKQLSEDEIQEKGIRSWSTWSCDKSDFPWEYSERETCYIIEGQVDVETENGETVSIGAGDYVIFPQGIKCTWHVHQGIYKHFAFG from the coding sequence ATGTCTGAAATAATTGTTAAACAACTTTCTGAGGACGAGATCCAGGAAAAAGGAATTCGCTCCTGGTCAACATGGTCCTGTGATAAATCTGATTTTCCCTGGGAATACAGCGAACGAGAAACATGCTACATCATAGAAGGACAGGTGGATGTTGAAACTGAAAATGGCGAAACTGTATCCATCGGTGCCGGAGATTATGTCATTTTCCCCCAAGGAATTAAATGCACTTGGCATGTACACCAGGGGATTTATAAGCATTTTGCCTTTGGGT